The Deltaproteobacteria bacterium IMCC39524 DNA segment GAAAAGGTGAGATCGTTGGTCTTTTGGGAACGTTCATCACTGGGATCAATCTGTCTGGACAATAGGGACTTGTGCTCGCTTACCCTCTGACGTGCATCCTGGATGGTGACGTGAGGGAACTCCCCTATGGTCAGGCATTTCTTCCGGCCCATATAGCGGTATCTATGTTGGAAGAACTTGCGTCCTCCCTTACTGACCCTCAACTTCAAACCAATACATTCTGCATCCGAGTATTCGGCTTCACGGCTTTTGCTGTCGGGATCGTGTGGTGAAATTGCTTCGATGGCTCTCTTGGTGAACGGAAATCGTTTACTGGACATAGTGGTCCTCCTTTGATTGAATTTTTGGTGCACAGATTAGGGTATTCTTTGCGTTGCTGACGGGGGTGCTCTGTTTTGCTGGGATTCTGAAAAGCTGGTTAGCGAGTCCGGTCCTATTCCGGTCCTGAGATGAAAATTTGGGGGGTGGGGAGGGGAGTCAGAATTGTGGAAATGAAAAAGCCCCAACCGGGGATGGCTGGGGCGTGAGTTTGAGTCCCTAATTAAATAGGTTTAGTTCTTTTTGTCCATGGGTTGGTTGATTTTTGTTTGCTCCGTTAATGTTTTGAATAATAGACTTTCACCGCTACTTCCCGGTGCAAAATTTTCAACATTAAAGTCTGCATCTTTAATCGTTATATCATCAAGAACAGTTTTAAAGTCCTCTGTTGTAGGCACTTTCCCCGGGTTGAATTTGTTGTTATACAGAAATAAAAGATAGCGCATTAAAGCTCGATACCCATTTGTCTTGTTGAGCATTACACCCTTATCTCTTGATGCCCATGCTGTTGACCATTTTCCTTTGACAGCTGAAAAGTAGTTCCAAACAATATCTGTGATTTCAAAGTCTTTCTCATCAACAAACATGTGTTGAAATGGATGTCTACTTAATAGCTTTGGGTCAATCTTGCTTGGTTTTTTCTTGCGCAGATAACGATCTCGGTCTTTCATCGGATCAGCCGAAATCATTTTAAGTAGAGGTTGGATAAATGTTGCTTGAGTTAATGTTTCTTCAGAGCGCCCAGGGGTTGCAACCCCAAGGCGCTTTATCATTTTATAAAATGGGCTATCAGGGTCTCTATCAAGGGTTACTGTAATAATGTGACAAGTTTTCTGCGGGCTTCTTGATTTCGTCAAATCATATAAATCATAAGCTAAGCTTTTGTTTACTTTTGTTTGGGCTAGGTTGACAGTTGAGAAAATGTTCCCCTGGTCTGCAATATCTATGTCTACAAAAATGCTAACGTTGACTTCAAAGGTTTCTTTAACACCTTTAAGACCGGCTAAACGATGTTGCCCATCAAGTACTCGGGCAATTCTTTTATATATGACATTATCTTCTTCGTCGATGTCGTCAACGTCGTCAACGTAATTTTTGATCGTCATTACGCTAGTATCTTCGTTTAACTCGATGCATCTGTTTGGAATAGCAATGATTATTCCGGTAGGGAAGCAAGCATCTAAGGTCCCAACATAGTTTGTTATTTCTTTGACACGGTTTTTATTTAATGGCCTTTGAATGCCGAGGTATCGTTCAACATCACGTTCTTCCATTAATACACGCCGCACATCAAAATCAGTTATGTCTACAAGTTGTTGAGCCGGTATAGAGGCTATGTAAAAATCACCAATGGGTTGAGATACTTTTAGATAATTGACGTCAAAGCTCCTCGTCTTTTCTTCCATTATTGCCCCCTATGTGTCTTGTAGCTTCGTTGATAGGATTTTTGTTCAGTCCTCTGTTCTCTTGAGGGGTCCAACAGGATCCTGTCATGTTCATACGCCATAGCTGGGAACAAAATTAATAAGGATGCAGAATAGAAGCATAAGGTAACAATTAAGAATGAAGGCTCTGCAG contains these protein-coding regions:
- a CDS encoding DGQHR domain-containing protein, translating into MEEKTRSFDVNYLKVSQPIGDFYIASIPAQQLVDITDFDVRRVLMEERDVERYLGIQRPLNKNRVKEITNYVGTLDACFPTGIIIAIPNRCIELNEDTSVMTIKNYVDDVDDIDEEDNVIYKRIARVLDGQHRLAGLKGVKETFEVNVSIFVDIDIADQGNIFSTVNLAQTKVNKSLAYDLYDLTKSRSPQKTCHIITVTLDRDPDSPFYKMIKRLGVATPGRSEETLTQATFIQPLLKMISADPMKDRDRYLRKKKPSKIDPKLLSRHPFQHMFVDEKDFEITDIVWNYFSAVKGKWSTAWASRDKGVMLNKTNGYRALMRYLLFLYNNKFNPGKVPTTEDFKTVLDDITIKDADFNVENFAPGSSGESLLFKTLTEQTKINQPMDKKN